Proteins encoded by one window of Ursus arctos isolate Adak ecotype North America unplaced genomic scaffold, UrsArc2.0 scaffold_22, whole genome shotgun sequence:
- the GRAMD1B gene encoding protein Aster-B isoform X3, translating into MKGFKLSCTASNSNRSTPACSPILRKRSRSPTPQSPDGDTMVEKGSDHSSDKSPSTPEQGVQRSCSSQSGRSGGKNSKKSQSWYNVLSPTYKQRNEDFRKLFKQLPDTERLIVDYSCALQRDILLQGRLYLSENWICFYSNIFRWETLLTVRLKDICSMTKEKTARLIPNAIQVCTDSEKHFFTSFGARDRTYMMMFRLWQNALLEKPLCPKELWHFVHQCYGNELGLTSDDEDYVPPDDDFNTMGYCEEIPVEENEVNDSSSKSSIETKPDASPQLPKKSITNSTLTSTGSSEAPVSFDGLPLEEEVLEGDGSLEKELAIDNIIGEKIEIIAPVTSPSLDFNDNEDIPTELSDSSDTHDEGEVQAFYEDLSGRQYVNEVFNFSVDKLYDLLFTDSPFQRDFMEQRRFSDIIFHPWKKEENGNQSRVILYTITLTNPLAPKTATVRETQTMYKASQESECYVIDAEVLTHDVPYHDYFYTINRYTLTRVARNKSRLRVSTELRYRKQPWGLVKTFIEKNFWSGLEDYFRHLESELTKTESTYLAEMHRQSPKEKTSKAPTVRRRKRPHAHLRVPHLEEVMSPVTTPTDEDVGHRIKHVAGSTQTRHIPEDTPNGFHLQSVSKLLLVISCVLVLLVILNMMLFYKLWMLEYTTQTLTAWQGLRLQERLPQSQTEWAQLLESQQKYHDTELQKWREIIKSSVMLLDQVRCPQLLSLPSSSGDGLLPCALGEISHPHPHPHHHPPDLTLPFILPLGHPLF; encoded by the exons CACTGCCAGTAACTCAAACCGCAGCACGCCGGCCTGCTCCCCCATCCTCCGGAAACGGTCTCGCTCGCCAACCCCGCAGAGCCCGGACGGAGACACCATGGTGGAGAAGGGCTCAGATCACTCCTCGGACAAGTCCCCATCCACGCCGGAGCAGGGTGTGCAGCGCAGCTGCTCCTCACAGTCTGGCCGGAGTGGCGGCAAAAATTCCAAG AAAAGCCAGAGTTGGTATAAT GTGTTAAGCCCAACTTAcaagcagagaaatgaagacttcaGAAAGCTCTTTAAGCAACTTCCAGACACGGAGCGCCTCATTGTTG ATTACTCGTGTGCACTCCAGAGAGACATTCTTCTTCAGGGCCGGCTCTACCTCTCTGAAAATTGGATTTGCTTCTACAGCAACATCTTCCGCTGGGAAACACTG CTGACCGTCCGTTTGAAAGACATCTGCTCCATGACTAAAGAGAAAACAGCCCGCCTCATTCCCAATGCCATTCAAGTTTGCACTGACTCAGAAAAG CACTTTTTCACTTCATTTGGGGCCCGGGATAGGACGTACATGATGATGTTCCGGCTCTGGCAGAATGCACTCCTTGAAAAG CCCCTGTGCCCTAAGGAGCTCTGGCACTTCGTTCACCAGTGCTACGGGAATGAGTTGGGCCTTACCAGTGACGATGAGGACTACGTGCCCCCTGATGACGACTTCAACACGATGGG CTACTGTGAGGAGATCCCCGTGGAAGAGAACGAAGTGAACGACAGCTCATCCAAAAGCAGCATCGAGACCAAGCCTGACGCCAGTCCCCAGCTACCCAAGAAATCCATCACCAACAGCACACTGACTTCCACGGGAAGCAGCGAAGCCCCTGTCTCG TTTGATGGCCTGCCCCTGGAGGAGGAGGTGCTGGAGGGCGATGGGTCCTTGGAGAAGGAGCTTGCCATTGACAACATCATTGGGGAGAAGATTGAGATCATTGCGCCTGTGACCTCCCCTTCGCTGGACTTCAATGACAATGAGGACATCCCCACTGAGCTCAGTGACTCTTCTGACACGCACGATGAAG GGGAGGTCCAGGCCTTCTATGAGGACCTGAGCGGCCGGCAGTACGTGAACGAGGTGTTCAACTTCAGTGTGGACAAGCTCTATGACCTGCTGTTCACCGACTCGCCCTTCCAGCGGGACTTCATGGAGCAGCGGCGCTTCTCCG ATATCATCTTCCATccatggaagaaggaagagaatggaaaCCAGAGCCGAGTCATCCTCTACACCATCACCCTTACCAACCCTCTGGCTCCTAAAACTGCCACCGTCAGGGAGACGCAG ACCATGTACAAGGCGAGCCAGGAGAGCGAATGTTACGTGATAGACGCCGAGGTCCTCACGCACGACGTGCCCTACCATGACTACTTCTACACCATCAATCGCTACACTCTCACCCGCGTGGCCCGGAACAAGAGTCGACTCAG GGTCTCCACAGAGCTGCGCTATCGCAAACAGCCCTGGGGGTTGGTGAAAACTTTCATCGAGAAGAACTTCTGGAGTGGGCTGGAGGACTACTTCCGCCACCTAG AGAGCGAGCTGACCAAAACAGAGAGCACCTACCTGGCTGAGATGCACAGACAGTCTCCCAAAGAGAAGACCAGCAAGGCCCCGACAGTGCGGAGGAGGAAGCGTCCCCATGCCCACCTGCGGGTGCCTCACCTGGAAGAGGTGATGAGCCCCGTCACCACACCCACTGATGAAGATGTGGGCCACAGGATCAAACACGTGGCAG GTTCCACGCAGACACGGCATATCCCCGAGGACACCCCTAACGGTTTCCACCTACAGAGCGTGTCCAAGCTGCTGCTGGTTATCAGCTGTGT TCTGGTGCTGCTGGTCATCCTTAACATGATGCTTTTCTACAAACTCTGGATGTTGGAATACACCACCCAGACCCTCACTGCCTGGCAGGGTCTGAGGCTCCAAGAAAG GTTACCCCAATCTCAGACAGAATGGGCCCAGCTCTTGGAGTCCCAACAAAAGTACCATGATACAGAGCTCCAGAAATGGAGGGAGATCATCAAATCCTCGGTGATGCTTCTTGACCAGGTGAGATGTCCCCAGCTACTCTCCTTGCCCTCATCTTCTGGAGATGGGCTCCTTCCCTGTGCTCTGGGAGAGAtctcccatccccatccccatccccatcaccaCCCACCGGACCTCACcctcccattcattcttcccCTGGGCCATCCACTGTTCTGA